Proteins from one Ovis aries strain OAR_USU_Benz2616 breed Rambouillet chromosome 12, ARS-UI_Ramb_v3.0, whole genome shotgun sequence genomic window:
- the PGD gene encoding 6-phosphogluconate dehydrogenase, decarboxylating — protein sequence MAQADIALIGLAVMGQNLILNMNDHGFVVCAFNRTVSKVDDFLANEAKGTKVLGAHSLEEMVSKLKKPRRIILLVKAGQAVDNFIEKLVPLLDIGDIIIDGGNSEYRDTMRRCRDLKDKGILFVGSGVSGGEDGARYGPSLMPGGNKEAWPHIKAIFQGIAAKVGTGEPCCDWVGDDGAGHFVKMVHNGIEYGDMQLICEAYHLMKDVLGLGHKEMAKAFEEWNKTELDSFLIEITASILKFQDADGKHLLPKIRDSAGQKGTGKWTAISALEYGVPVTLIGEAVFARCLSSLKDERIQASKKLKGPQNIPFEGDKKSFLEDIRKALYASKIISYAQGFMLLRQAATEFGWTLNYGGIALMWRGGCIIRSVFLGKIKDAFDRNPGLQNLLLDDFFKSAVENCQDSWRRAISTGVQAGIPMPCFTTALSFYDGYRHAMLPANLIQAQRDYFGAHTYELLAKPGQFIHTNWTGHGGSVSSSSYNA from the exons ATGGCCCA AGCTGACATTGCCCTGATTGGACTGGCTGTCATGGGCCAGAACTTAATTTTAAACATGAATGACCATGGCTTTGTG GTCTGTGCTTTTAATAGGACAGTCTCCAAAGTTGATGACTTCTTGGCTAATGAGGCGAAGGGCACCAAGGTGCTTGGCGCTCACTCCTTGGAGGAAATGGTGTCCAAGCTGAAGAAGCCACGGCGGATCATCCTGCTTGTGAAGGCCGGTCAGGCCGTCGATAATTTCATTGAGAAACTG GTACCTTTGCTAGACATTGGTGATATCATCATTGATGGAGGAAATTCTGAATACAGGGATACCATG aGACGGTGCCGAGACCTCAAGGATAAGGGCATCTTATTCGTGGGGAGCGGAGTTAGTGGTGGAGAGGACGGGGCCCGCTATGGCCCGTCGCTTATGCCGGGAgggaacaaggaggcctg GCCCCACATCAAGGCCATCTTTCAAGGCATCGCCGCCAAAGTGGGGACAGGAGAACCCTGCTGTGACTGG GTGGGGGACGACGGTGCAGGACACTTTGTGAAGATGGTGCACAACGGCATAGAGTACGGGGACATGCAGCTCATCTGTGAGGCCTACCACCTGATGAAGGACGTCCTGGGCCTGGGGCACAAGGAGATGGCCAAG GCCTTTGAGGAATGGAATAAAACAGAGCTGGACTCATTCCTGATTGAAATCACAGCCAGTATTCTCAAGTTCCAAGATGCTGATGGCAAACACCTGCTGCCAAAGATCCGGGACAGCGCAGGGCAGAAGGGCACCGGGAAGTGGACCGCCATCTCTGCCCTGGAGTACGGCGTGCCCGTCACCCTCATCG GAGAAGCTGTCTTCGCGAGATGCTTATCATCTCTGAAGGACGAGAGGATCCAAGCCAGCAAAAAGCTGAAGGGGCCTCAAAATATCCCATTTGAAGGAGATAAGAAATCATTCCTGGAGGACATTCGAAAG GCCCTCTATGCTTCCAAGATCATCTCTTACGCTCAGGGCTTCATGCTGTTAAGACAGGCAGCAACTGAATTTGGCTGGACCCTCAACTATGGCGGCATCGCCCTGATGTGGAGGGGCGGCTGCATCATCAGGAG TGTATTCCTGGGAAAGATAAAAGATGCATTTGATCGAAACCCAGGACTTCAGAATCTATTGCTGGATGACTTTTTTAAGTCAGCTGTGGAAAACTGCCAG GACTCCTGGCGGCGGGCCATCAGTACTGGTGTCCAGGCAGGCATTCCCATGCCCTGCTTTACCACTGCTCTCTCTTTCTACGATGGGTACAGACACGCGATGCTGCCGGCCAACCTCATCCAG GCTCAGCGCGACTACTTTGGGGCGCACACCTACGAACTCTTGGCCAAGCCGGGCCAGTTCATCCACACCAACTGGACGGGCCACGGGGGCAGCGTGTCCTCGTCGTCGTACAACGCCTGA
- the PGD gene encoding 6-phosphogluconate dehydrogenase, decarboxylating isoform X1, whose protein sequence is MAQADIALIGLAVMGQNLILNMNDHGFVVCAFNRTVSKVDDFLANEAKGTKVLGAHSLEEMVSKLKKPRRIILLVKAGQAVDNFIEKLVPLLDIGDIIIDGGNSEYRDTMRRCRDLKDKGILFVGSGVSGGEDGARYGPSLMPGGNKEAWPHIKAIFQGIAAKVGTGEPCCDWVGDDGAGHFVKMVHNGIEYGDMQLICEAYHLMKDVLGLGHKEMAKAFEEWNKTELDSFLIEITASILKFQDADGKHLLPKIRDSAGQKGTGKWTAISALEYGVPVTLIGEAVFARCLSSLKDERIQASKKLKGPQNIPFEGDKKSFLEDIRKALYASKIISYAQGFMLLRQAATEFGWTLNYGGIALMWRGGCIIRSVFLGKIKDAFDRNPGLQNLLLDDFFKSAVENCQDSWRRAISTGVQAGIPMPCFTTALSFYDGYRHAMLPANLIQVSFRVGGKHPPGWCPESRACLCPNQPVPCSPGSARLLWGAHLRTLGQAGPVHPHQLDGPRGQRVLVVVQRLMGFCSKPQLYRPGHSICHTALLAWPSALLSAQIF, encoded by the exons ATGGCCCA AGCTGACATTGCCCTGATTGGACTGGCTGTCATGGGCCAGAACTTAATTTTAAACATGAATGACCATGGCTTTGTG GTCTGTGCTTTTAATAGGACAGTCTCCAAAGTTGATGACTTCTTGGCTAATGAGGCGAAGGGCACCAAGGTGCTTGGCGCTCACTCCTTGGAGGAAATGGTGTCCAAGCTGAAGAAGCCACGGCGGATCATCCTGCTTGTGAAGGCCGGTCAGGCCGTCGATAATTTCATTGAGAAACTG GTACCTTTGCTAGACATTGGTGATATCATCATTGATGGAGGAAATTCTGAATACAGGGATACCATG aGACGGTGCCGAGACCTCAAGGATAAGGGCATCTTATTCGTGGGGAGCGGAGTTAGTGGTGGAGAGGACGGGGCCCGCTATGGCCCGTCGCTTATGCCGGGAgggaacaaggaggcctg GCCCCACATCAAGGCCATCTTTCAAGGCATCGCCGCCAAAGTGGGGACAGGAGAACCCTGCTGTGACTGG GTGGGGGACGACGGTGCAGGACACTTTGTGAAGATGGTGCACAACGGCATAGAGTACGGGGACATGCAGCTCATCTGTGAGGCCTACCACCTGATGAAGGACGTCCTGGGCCTGGGGCACAAGGAGATGGCCAAG GCCTTTGAGGAATGGAATAAAACAGAGCTGGACTCATTCCTGATTGAAATCACAGCCAGTATTCTCAAGTTCCAAGATGCTGATGGCAAACACCTGCTGCCAAAGATCCGGGACAGCGCAGGGCAGAAGGGCACCGGGAAGTGGACCGCCATCTCTGCCCTGGAGTACGGCGTGCCCGTCACCCTCATCG GAGAAGCTGTCTTCGCGAGATGCTTATCATCTCTGAAGGACGAGAGGATCCAAGCCAGCAAAAAGCTGAAGGGGCCTCAAAATATCCCATTTGAAGGAGATAAGAAATCATTCCTGGAGGACATTCGAAAG GCCCTCTATGCTTCCAAGATCATCTCTTACGCTCAGGGCTTCATGCTGTTAAGACAGGCAGCAACTGAATTTGGCTGGACCCTCAACTATGGCGGCATCGCCCTGATGTGGAGGGGCGGCTGCATCATCAGGAG TGTATTCCTGGGAAAGATAAAAGATGCATTTGATCGAAACCCAGGACTTCAGAATCTATTGCTGGATGACTTTTTTAAGTCAGCTGTGGAAAACTGCCAG GACTCCTGGCGGCGGGCCATCAGTACTGGTGTCCAGGCAGGCATTCCCATGCCCTGCTTTACCACTGCTCTCTCTTTCTACGATGGGTACAGACACGCGATGCTGCCGGCCAACCTCATCCAGGTAAGCTTTAGGGTGGGTGGTAAACATCCACCTGGGTGGTGCCCGGAGTCCCGTGCCTGCCTCTGTCCTAACCAGCCTGTCCCTTGTTCTCCAGGCTCAGCGCGACTACTTTGGGGCGCACACCTACGAACTCTTGGCCAAGCCGGGCCAGTTCATCCACACCAACTGGACGGGCCACGGGGGCAGCGTGTCCTCGTCGTCGTACAACGCCTGATGGGCTTCTGTTCCAAGCCACAACTCTACAGACCAGGACATTCCATCTGCCACACAGCACTGCTTGCATGGCCCTCTGCCCTactttctgctcagatcttttaA